A genomic segment from uncultured Erythrobacter sp. encodes:
- a CDS encoding NUDIX domain-containing protein: MNTLNPDLRLRRAARLIVLDPEGRALMFRYDVPGRDPFWVTAGGECEPGESFEDAARRELLEETGFTADPGPQIARMTPEFITVQGEPVQADERFFLVHVAEPVIDTSRHTETEQALMTQHRWFTLGELEDWPEAVFPVNLADMIKSQTAT, encoded by the coding sequence GTGAACACGCTCAATCCCGACCTGCGCTTGCGCCGCGCGGCGCGTCTGATCGTGCTCGACCCGGAAGGCCGCGCGCTGATGTTCCGCTATGACGTGCCGGGGCGCGATCCGTTCTGGGTGACGGCGGGCGGCGAATGCGAGCCGGGCGAGAGCTTCGAAGATGCCGCGCGGCGCGAATTGCTGGAGGAGACGGGCTTTACCGCCGATCCGGGGCCGCAGATCGCCCGGATGACGCCGGAGTTCATCACCGTCCAAGGCGAGCCGGTGCAGGCGGACGAACGCTTCTTTCTGGTGCACGTTGCTGAGCCGGTCATCGATACTAGCCGCCATACCGAAACCGAGCAGGCGCTGATGACGCAGCATCGCTGGTTCACCTTGGGCGAGCTTGAAGACTGGCCCGAAGCGGTGTTTCCGGTGAACCTCGCCGACATGATTAAGTCGCAAACCGCAACCTGA